One part of the Olleya sp. YS genome encodes these proteins:
- a CDS encoding GNAT family N-acetyltransferase: MTFHIETKRLLLRELRDSDLDGMFELDSNPNVHRYLGNKPIKTKAEAQKILDSVKQQYQEHGIGRFAVIEKDSGDFIGWSGLRLNTEYNMNGFTKYYDVGYRLIERFWGKGYATESGKAAVDYAFNVMNLAELYATTEVGNQASHNALLKIGLHYVNDFYFEEEKLDLRWYTIKNPNL, from the coding sequence ATGACCTTTCATATTGAAACCAAAAGATTACTACTACGCGAGCTTAGAGATAGTGATTTAGATGGTATGTTTGAGTTAGATTCTAACCCAAACGTACACAGATACTTAGGTAATAAACCAATAAAAACAAAAGCTGAAGCACAAAAAATATTAGATAGCGTAAAACAACAATATCAAGAACATGGTATTGGCAGATTTGCTGTTATAGAAAAAGACAGTGGTGACTTTATTGGATGGTCTGGTTTAAGATTAAACACAGAGTACAACATGAATGGTTTTACCAAATATTACGATGTTGGTTATAGATTAATTGAACGTTTTTGGGGAAAAGGATATGCTACAGAATCTGGTAAAGCTGCTGTAGATTATGCTTTTAATGTTATGAATCTTGCAGAATTATATGCAACTACAGAGGTTGGCAACCAAGCATCACATAACGCACTTTTAAAAATTGGATTACATTATGTTAACGATTTTTATTTTGAAGAAGAAAAACTAGACCTAAGATGGTACACAATAAAAAACCCGAACTTATGA
- a CDS encoding PA2169 family four-helix-bundle protein: MKTTQSNQDTVNALQDLLQKNYDAEAGYKQVMTKTDNQPLKNWLQQKALQRNTFATELDHQIRKHNAEPKADGTLKGDLHRGWINIKSTLSKDTDEALLEECIRGEKASIAEYESQLEKFNNNPEIKTIVQSQLTTVKSALNTVKRLEDIID, from the coding sequence ATGAAAACTACACAATCAAATCAAGATACAGTAAATGCACTACAAGATTTACTACAAAAAAACTACGACGCAGAAGCAGGTTATAAGCAAGTAATGACTAAAACAGACAATCAGCCATTAAAAAACTGGTTACAACAAAAGGCATTACAACGCAATACGTTTGCTACAGAATTAGACCATCAAATTAGAAAGCACAATGCAGAACCTAAAGCAGATGGAACTTTAAAAGGAGACTTACACAGAGGTTGGATTAATATAAAATCTACTTTATCTAAAGATACTGATGAAGCATTATTAGAAGAGTGCATTAGAGGTGAAAAAGCTAGTATTGCTGAATATGAATCTCAGTTAGAAAAATTTAACAATAATCCAGAAATTAAAACAATAGTACAGTCTCAATTAACGACTGTTAAGTCTGCACTAAACACTGTAAAAAGACTTGAAGACATAATAGACTAA
- a CDS encoding AAA family ATPase, with amino-acid sequence MDLLKGGAVLAVIVGFWDKIKTFLWMGLSTFIQKAEIKTEDIHNEVIGHLIKNNKKFKGYDKVFASQYESFRNGKYGLVPYEKFGDSLMIFLTQKKYFFKLFRIPFVFTTNSESSTKKEGNNEQNVKAKSFSFIISLRGTIDVAKIVEEATIRRNQISWDIEEAEEKTNRFDIYYFPERDQDDNSKKNYGFGYSWFMQSQYKLIGVNHNDLGRELKNKGNALDNLFFPKEIEKLINIISLWVKSKDWYNQKNIPWKRGWLLYGIPGTGKTALARAFAEDLDLPIYFFSLAQMSNDELIKAWQSMQLNVPCIALIEDIDNVFDKRKNIAQISPFQFGHQFNQNNNGGSESKNRVQTPLTFDTLLNCIDGVDKTDGVFTIITTNDISKIDEAIGQPRILEDGTQEFVSTRPGRIDRAIELSYMSNENKIKMAEKILFEFPNKIEDIKLHILKNLKETPAQFQEYCSQIALEEYWNKTGKQIPLNNNKNNIEYDIVSKNGTYDF; translated from the coding sequence ATGGATTTATTAAAAGGAGGAGCTGTACTAGCAGTTATAGTAGGTTTTTGGGATAAAATTAAAACATTTTTATGGATGGGTTTATCTACTTTTATTCAAAAAGCAGAAATTAAAACAGAGGATATTCATAATGAAGTAATAGGTCACTTAATAAAAAATAATAAAAAATTTAAAGGCTATGACAAGGTTTTTGCTTCTCAATATGAATCCTTCAGAAATGGAAAATACGGTTTAGTACCATATGAGAAGTTTGGAGATTCTTTAATGATTTTCTTAACTCAAAAAAAATATTTTTTTAAACTTTTTAGAATTCCCTTTGTATTTACTACAAATAGTGAGTCCTCAACAAAAAAGGAAGGTAATAACGAGCAAAACGTAAAGGCTAAAAGTTTTTCATTTATAATCTCGTTACGTGGTACAATAGATGTTGCAAAAATAGTAGAAGAAGCTACAATAAGAAGAAACCAAATAAGTTGGGATATTGAAGAAGCAGAAGAAAAAACAAACAGATTTGACATCTACTATTTTCCTGAAAGAGATCAAGATGATAATTCTAAAAAAAATTATGGTTTTGGTTATTCATGGTTTATGCAAAGCCAATATAAACTTATAGGAGTTAACCATAACGATTTAGGAAGAGAACTAAAAAATAAAGGTAACGCTTTAGATAATTTATTTTTCCCAAAAGAAATAGAAAAGCTAATCAATATAATTAGCCTATGGGTTAAAAGTAAAGATTGGTATAATCAAAAAAATATCCCTTGGAAAAGAGGATGGCTTTTGTACGGTATTCCTGGTACTGGAAAAACAGCTTTGGCAAGAGCTTTTGCAGAGGATTTAGACTTACCCATTTATTTTTTCTCGCTTGCTCAAATGTCAAATGACGAACTGATTAAAGCCTGGCAAAGTATGCAACTAAATGTGCCTTGTATAGCTTTAATAGAAGACATTGACAACGTTTTTGATAAAAGAAAAAATATTGCTCAAATTTCTCCATTTCAATTTGGACATCAATTTAATCAGAATAATAATGGAGGCTCAGAATCTAAAAATCGAGTTCAGACGCCTTTAACCTTTGACACTCTATTAAATTGTATTGATGGTGTAGATAAAACAGATGGTGTTTTTACAATTATTACAACCAATGATATTAGTAAAATTGACGAAGCAATTGGGCAGCCAAGAATATTAGAAGATGGTACTCAAGAGTTTGTTTCTACTAGACCAGGTAGAATAGACAGAGCAATAGAGCTTAGCTATATGAGCAATGAAAACAAGATTAAGATGGCAGAAAAAATATTGTTTGAATTCCCTAACAAAATTGAAGACATCAAATTACACATCCTTAAAAATTTAAAAGAAACGCCTGCACAATTTCAAGAATATTGTTCTCAAATAGCTTTGGAAGAATACTGGAATAAAACAGGAAAGCAAATACCGTTAAATAATAACAAAAATAATATCGAATACGATATTGTTTCTAAAAATGGAACATACGATTTTTAA
- a CDS encoding DUF6265 family protein, with the protein MKNLVIIVFLIALTSCKAQTNTIQFKEGMTSPKADLSQVAWIQGHWKGEAFGGITEEIWSPPLGDSMMFSFKLVSNGQVVFYELGGIRQVDDTLLFQLKHFGNDFKGWEDKDETVDAKLVKIENNRVYFDQFTFEKISDSEINIYVVIEDNGETEEVAFNYKKQ; encoded by the coding sequence ATGAAAAACCTAGTAATCATAGTCTTCTTAATAGCTTTAACAAGTTGTAAAGCACAAACCAACACGATACAATTTAAAGAAGGTATGACCTCACCAAAAGCCGATTTATCTCAAGTCGCTTGGATACAAGGTCACTGGAAAGGGGAAGCTTTTGGCGGAATTACAGAAGAAATTTGGAGTCCTCCATTAGGCGATTCTATGATGTTTAGTTTTAAATTGGTAAGCAATGGGCAAGTTGTTTTTTACGAACTTGGAGGTATAAGACAAGTAGATGACACACTTCTTTTTCAGTTAAAACATTTTGGAAATGACTTTAAAGGTTGGGAAGACAAAGACGAAACTGTTGATGCTAAATTGGTCAAAATTGAAAATAATCGAGTCTATTTTGATCAATTCACTTTTGAAAAAATAAGTGATTCTGAAATCAATATCTATGTCGTCATTGAAGATAACGGTGAAACCGAAGAAGTTGCATTTAATTACAAAAAACAATAA
- the ssb gene encoding single-stranded DNA-binding protein, producing the protein MNTLRNKVQLIGNLGQDPEIINLESGKKLAKFSLATNESYKDANGTKQTKTDWHNIVAWGKTADIIEKYVIKGKEVAVEGKLTTRTWEDKDGMKRYITEVVCNELLMLGK; encoded by the coding sequence ATGAACACACTTAGAAACAAAGTACAGTTGATTGGAAACTTAGGACAAGATCCAGAAATCATCAATTTAGAATCAGGAAAAAAATTGGCAAAATTTTCTTTAGCAACTAACGAGAGTTATAAAGATGCTAATGGTACAAAACAAACCAAAACGGACTGGCATAATATAGTGGCTTGGGGTAAGACTGCAGACATTATTGAAAAGTATGTTATTAAAGGAAAAGAGGTTGCAGTAGAAGGGAAGCTGACAACCAGAACGTGGGAAGATAAAGATGGAATGAAACGTTACATTACAGAAGTAGTTTGTAACGAGTTATTAATGCTAGGGAAATAA
- a CDS encoding ThiF family adenylyltransferase has translation MDNRYSRNRIYLTPEEQEAIKNYPIILGGCGIGSVIAECALRLGFENITIIDGDQVELSNLNRQNYTEDDIDTDKVSAIKKRLLSINNKANITVHNCFLTKDNVETLVEGHKIAINALDFTSDIPLHFDKICQQKGIPVLHPYNLGWGGLVTIITPEGLLLDSIEKPNEKFNELKMVEYATSYLKFWQTPHDWIDECIEKYLKEKEVLPPPQLPIASWTVAAMCTHLLYNIATNKNIKRFPEFYLSTIMNS, from the coding sequence ATGGACAATAGATACAGTAGAAATAGAATATACTTAACTCCAGAAGAACAAGAAGCTATTAAAAATTATCCTATTATTTTAGGAGGTTGTGGTATTGGTAGTGTCATTGCAGAATGTGCATTACGTTTGGGTTTTGAAAATATAACCATAATTGATGGCGATCAAGTTGAACTTTCAAATCTAAATAGACAAAACTACACAGAAGACGATATTGATACAGATAAAGTTAGCGCTATAAAAAAAAGACTGTTATCTATTAATAACAAAGCAAACATTACAGTCCACAATTGTTTTTTAACAAAAGACAATGTAGAAACATTAGTTGAAGGCCATAAAATTGCTATTAACGCTTTAGATTTTACCTCAGACATCCCTTTACATTTTGATAAAATATGTCAACAAAAAGGAATCCCTGTTTTACATCCATATAACCTAGGTTGGGGAGGATTAGTAACTATTATCACTCCAGAAGGACTGCTATTAGACTCAATAGAAAAACCTAACGAAAAATTTAATGAACTTAAGATGGTAGAATATGCTACCAGCTATTTAAAGTTTTGGCAAACACCACATGATTGGATTGATGAGTGTATAGAAAAGTACCTGAAAGAAAAAGAAGTGTTACCACCACCTCAATTGCCAATAGCCTCTTGGACTGTAGCTGCAATGTGTACGCATTTGCTGTACAATATTGCAACAAATAAGAACATTAAAAGGTTTCCTGAATTTTATTTATCTACTATAATGAATAGTTAA
- a CDS encoding LuxR family transcriptional regulator has translation MPDVNDFFSFKNSLNDVSEEDQKQAINYLESIDALARTTYKSLYIVDYKEKGFDYVSENPLFLCGNTAEEVKEMGYAFYFKHVIESDLNLLLKINRIGFDFYDKVPVEERKDYTISYDFHLINKDGEKTLINHKMTPLFLTSDGKLWKAIAIVSLSSENKSGNIIVSKKGSNTIFTYDLDGDFWKETEAVKLTSREKEILQYSSRGFTINEVAEAIFVSPDTVKFHRKKLFEKLEVTNISEAIAYATNNKLI, from the coding sequence ATGCCTGATGTAAATGATTTTTTTTCTTTTAAAAACAGTCTTAACGATGTTTCAGAAGAAGATCAGAAACAAGCCATTAACTACCTAGAATCAATCGATGCCTTAGCTAGGACTACTTATAAAAGCCTTTATATAGTTGATTATAAAGAGAAAGGGTTTGACTACGTATCTGAGAACCCTCTGTTTTTATGTGGTAATACAGCAGAAGAAGTTAAAGAAATGGGATACGCATTTTACTTCAAACACGTGATAGAATCTGATTTAAATCTTCTTTTAAAAATAAATAGAATCGGGTTTGATTTTTATGATAAAGTGCCAGTTGAAGAGCGGAAAGATTACACAATATCTTATGACTTTCATTTAATTAATAAAGACGGAGAAAAAACGTTAATTAATCATAAAATGACGCCTTTATTTTTAACCTCAGATGGTAAATTATGGAAGGCTATTGCAATTGTTTCTCTGTCTTCAGAAAATAAATCTGGGAATATAATAGTGTCTAAAAAAGGGAGTAATACAATTTTTACTTACGATTTAGATGGTGATTTTTGGAAAGAAACAGAAGCTGTAAAATTGACTAGTAGAGAGAAAGAAATTTTACAATATTCTTCTAGAGGATTTACTATTAACGAAGTGGCAGAAGCAATATTTGTTTCGCCAGATACGGTTAAGTTTCACAGAAAAAAACTGTTTGAAAAATTAGAGGTAACCAATATCTCTGAAGCTATTGCCTACGCTACAAATAATAAGTTAATCTAG
- a CDS encoding S41 family peptidase yields MRHYLKYLMILFVFTGSAKAQDNEQIWESEFNFGGNFVLTTFLKVNQSQNQFTITSPENADKRMFGNFKSKLGRATGKLPKKGIFITINGTIEGNDLVGVVNTPLLGDLTFEGVLEKDLLTGNLLKNDTLVIGNLKAIKSKKNQISYKHLHAKLIDLTESNIYSKDVLKTKSWKKFNKSLKRILNKAEDDIELFVGFNMISQNLGFSHYNLMLSGENTTIPEEEDNDTTQSKEVTFEEKNATTAYLKIDNFSSTQEELAKVLPKVVENKNYENLIIDLRNNGGGGIEAAFELAQHLISQSTNVGYFITKNLEYSGFDKKLFENLNEINPSTTDQFIEYLKNNTGAKLVFHETDTSVFKGNLYVLTNNNTASTCEPIVYILKNNLGATIIGEQTAGAMLSAAPFDIEEKYKLILPIADFYTSDGVRLDQNGVLPNVVIESEKALDKALEIINNNTIKNY; encoded by the coding sequence ATGAGACATTATCTTAAATATTTAATGATACTTTTTGTTTTTACTGGTAGTGCAAAAGCACAAGACAATGAACAAATTTGGGAAAGCGAATTTAATTTTGGTGGAAATTTTGTGCTCACAACTTTTTTAAAAGTAAACCAATCTCAAAACCAATTTACAATCACTTCTCCAGAAAATGCAGATAAGAGAATGTTTGGAAATTTTAAATCCAAATTAGGAAGAGCTACCGGTAAATTACCAAAAAAAGGAATATTTATAACCATCAATGGTACAATTGAAGGTAATGATCTAGTTGGAGTAGTAAATACACCATTGCTAGGTGATTTAACATTTGAAGGTGTTCTTGAAAAGGACCTGCTTACAGGAAACCTTTTAAAAAATGATACTTTAGTTATAGGTAACTTAAAAGCTATAAAAAGTAAAAAAAATCAAATTAGCTACAAGCATTTACATGCAAAACTAATAGATCTAACAGAATCAAACATCTATTCTAAAGATGTTTTAAAAACTAAATCTTGGAAAAAATTTAATAAGTCATTAAAACGAATTTTAAATAAAGCTGAGGATGATATAGAACTATTTGTCGGTTTTAATATGATTAGCCAAAATCTAGGTTTTAGTCATTATAATTTAATGTTATCTGGAGAAAACACAACAATACCTGAGGAGGAAGATAATGATACCACGCAATCTAAAGAAGTAACGTTTGAAGAAAAAAACGCTACTACTGCTTACTTGAAAATTGACAACTTTAGTTCAACACAAGAAGAGTTGGCTAAAGTATTACCAAAAGTAGTTGAGAATAAAAATTATGAAAACCTAATAATTGATTTAAGAAATAATGGAGGTGGTGGTATAGAGGCAGCTTTTGAACTGGCGCAGCATTTAATAAGTCAATCTACCAATGTAGGGTATTTTATTACCAAAAATTTAGAATACTCTGGATTTGATAAAAAACTGTTTGAAAACCTTAACGAGATTAATCCAAGCACCACAGACCAATTTATAGAATATCTAAAAAATAATACAGGAGCCAAGTTGGTATTTCATGAGACTGACACGTCTGTCTTTAAAGGGAATTTATACGTCCTAACAAATAATAATACAGCAAGCACATGCGAACCAATAGTTTACATTTTAAAAAACAATTTAGGAGCAACAATTATTGGAGAACAAACAGCTGGCGCCATGCTAAGCGCTGCACCTTTTGATATTGAAGAAAAATATAAATTAATACTTCCTATTGCAGACTTTTATACTTCTGATGGCGTCAGGCTAGATCAAAATGGAGTACTCCCAAATGTAGTAATAGAATCAGAAAAAGCACTTGATAAAGCGCTAGAAATAATAAACAATAACACTATAAAAAACTATTAA